A genomic segment from Orientia tsutsugamushi str. Boryong encodes:
- a CDS encoding tyrosine recombinase XerC, producing the protein MQLNSQLEKIITEWLNHLKNYKNYSINTCNSYNNDLQQFLNFIVDYCNLSELKTSHLCSVDIRLMRSWLSQRYNLQYNSSSNSRALSSVRNFYKYLFKQHNLVNKIISAVRSPKLAKRLPKALDIEDTVACTTEINNIANDKWIGARDKALLFLLYGQGLRISEALSVTKVSLKSESLIIKGKGNKIRLIPWLDITKQLVSDYVNLVPYSLTENSPLFVGKRGKKLQPAVFGRHLIKLRRQLNLPESLTPHTFRHCFASHLLNNGADLRSIQELLGHQSLSSTQIYTKINSDFLTSVYNKSHPLVREQNNKT; encoded by the coding sequence ATGCAACTTAATTCTCAACTTGAAAAAATTATAACTGAGTGGCTTAACCATCTTAAAAACTATAAAAATTATTCAATTAATACATGTAATTCTTACAATAATGACTTACAGCAGTTTCTTAATTTTATAGTTGATTATTGTAATTTAAGTGAGTTAAAGACTAGTCATCTTTGTTCAGTTGACATAAGATTAATGAGGAGTTGGTTAAGCCAAAGATATAACCTTCAATATAATTCTAGTTCAAATAGTAGAGCATTATCTAGCGTTAGAAATTTTTACAAATATTTATTTAAGCAACATAATTTAGTTAATAAGATTATTAGTGCAGTTAGAAGCCCTAAATTAGCTAAACGTTTGCCTAAAGCTCTTGATATTGAAGATACAGTAGCTTGTACTACTGAAATTAATAATATAGCAAATGATAAATGGATAGGGGCAAGAGATAAAGCTTTGCTGTTTTTATTATATGGTCAAGGATTACGTATTTCTGAAGCTTTATCTGTAACTAAAGTTAGTTTAAAATCAGAATCATTGATAATTAAAGGTAAAGGCAATAAAATAAGACTAATCCCATGGCTTGATATTACTAAGCAACTAGTATCAGATTACGTAAATCTTGTACCGTATTCACTAACAGAGAACTCTCCATTATTTGTTGGCAAAAGAGGAAAAAAACTGCAGCCAGCAGTTTTTGGGCGACATTTAATTAAATTACGGCGTCAATTAAACTTACCAGAATCATTAACCCCCCATACTTTTCGGCATTGTTTTGCTAGTCACTTGCTTAATAACGGCGCTGATTTACGCTCTATACAGGAATTATTAGGTCATCAAAGTTTATCATCAACACAAATA